A stretch of Paenibacillus sp. URB8-2 DNA encodes these proteins:
- a CDS encoding S8 family serine peptidase, translated as MEWGKLTRKLSVAALALGLTAGSIPGTVFAAGSLQTHLSSKSISLTHTSPGTYISPKINTNSSADVRVIVQLSGQPAAVGKYAVKQGISSLAKSSTEAAVESQQSTVLDKAEGEGLDLRVNYKYNTVLNGFEVTIPANEIPELAQIPGVKSIYENSTWYPIPVEEADAAIQGTLEHGAAPLHQIGADAAWAKDFTGAGLKVGVIDTGVDYLHPDIAPAYKGGWDSFYNDDDPYEEEPNADKKFEGTSHGTHVSGTIIGRFANPTSEIVQKGVAYGADLYVYKVLGYNPANPSSASGSSAQVIDGIERSVKDGMDVINLSLGSDAEKDVNSPDAIAINNAILSGVTAVIANGNAGPGEYTLGSPATSQLAISVGAVTSPTKNFSGKFETTFVDDTATTATYATYGDFNVMAWELGSENFADPSLVGTAPLKVVYAGLGADDDYKGYTADEVKDSVVFVSRGLLAFTEKIGNAKERGAKAIVIFNGNATADGKVDLSENIKNRNGYINSYLGDTYDSLPTFDIEGAKGRALARAILANPNTPVTFTFGDDYHKTQSSGDELASFTSWGPNVDKNLSIKPDFVAPGVGILSTWPAYKKYDAYKSASYDEAYNRISGTSMATPHVAGLALLLKQAHPSWGPFEIRAALANTADILDEYSVYQQGAGRVNVAKAIDTPAVLESVEPITILDKNFQPEDITNYNSSANFGVVAPGSSKVEDLRLYNTGGTSLTYTASVTWHGAAPDGIAAALSQTDVTAAEYQAKAFSLKVDVANGVKSGFYEGQINLTSGNLPALHLPFSVYVGTDLPDSPVGIQEISLTHPIIYPKRSSQATTDLSFKLTADDANLYELDVYNLDDELIGYKDYYDTVYEATYFEPKVYNFEGLDNSYYKYDEEGHPVFDANGKPSVGYLTDGTYKLNIVFAHITPEGEATDIYNGFISLRVDNSASSSIEGGSTGGGAGGGGGAVAPTTPPAPTVSESATALVDQGYKQVTVTPATTVQNGLTTITVSDSDLKAALANAATTQTAVIISAPSVSGSAAKVSLTADQVKLLAAISSGSKVIVSTKDAAVSLPVSLLGNSPAGATFDLSIKPASEEASKFTASTAGSSVIGAPVSFEASWATATGSTYLTVPSNTFIKRSFTVPGSITPNTAGVLFEENGKITPVASVFKTQADGTTLVTVNRPGFSTYAAVSRPATFADIATSPAASDITALANKLIFKGTSATTFSPKSNLTRAEFTAILVRALGLRTDAAATFTDVKSTDWYAADVAAATKAGLILGVGGGKFAPKANVSRQEVAVILDRAVKLAGIELIPANPSFTTYTDNAKIASYAKDSVQSLSAAGILSSASGSAFNPSAPATRETIAATLHQLLVKAGLAE; from the coding sequence TTGGAGTGGGGCAAATTAACACGCAAGCTGTCCGTCGCGGCTCTGGCTTTGGGACTAACAGCCGGATCTATTCCGGGTACGGTTTTTGCCGCCGGCAGTTTGCAAACGCATTTATCATCGAAAAGCATTTCTTTGACTCATACCTCGCCGGGAACGTACATCTCGCCTAAGATCAACACCAATTCGTCTGCAGATGTCCGCGTTATCGTGCAGCTTAGCGGCCAACCGGCGGCCGTAGGAAAATATGCGGTGAAGCAAGGCATTTCCTCTCTGGCCAAATCATCTACTGAAGCGGCTGTAGAAAGCCAACAGTCCACCGTTCTCGACAAAGCTGAGGGCGAAGGTCTGGACCTTAGGGTGAATTATAAGTACAACACGGTATTGAACGGCTTCGAGGTTACCATACCAGCCAATGAAATTCCGGAGCTGGCCCAAATTCCCGGAGTTAAATCCATTTACGAAAACAGCACCTGGTATCCGATACCGGTTGAAGAAGCGGATGCCGCTATACAGGGAACGCTCGAGCATGGCGCAGCTCCTCTGCACCAAATCGGGGCCGATGCAGCCTGGGCAAAAGACTTTACAGGCGCAGGGCTCAAAGTAGGTGTAATTGATACCGGTGTAGATTACCTTCATCCGGATATCGCTCCCGCTTATAAAGGCGGCTGGGATTCTTTCTATAATGACGATGATCCTTATGAGGAAGAACCTAACGCAGACAAGAAGTTTGAAGGCACCTCTCACGGCACACACGTGTCCGGTACGATCATTGGGCGGTTCGCGAATCCGACCAGCGAGATCGTTCAAAAAGGCGTTGCCTATGGCGCGGATCTCTATGTTTATAAAGTGCTGGGTTATAATCCGGCCAATCCGAGCTCCGCATCCGGATCCTCCGCTCAAGTTATTGACGGGATTGAGCGCTCCGTAAAAGACGGCATGGATGTCATTAACCTGTCGCTCGGCTCCGACGCTGAGAAGGATGTCAATTCTCCGGACGCCATAGCCATCAATAATGCTATTCTTTCCGGTGTCACGGCGGTAATTGCCAACGGCAATGCAGGACCGGGTGAATATACGCTCGGCTCTCCGGCCACTTCGCAGCTGGCCATTTCGGTTGGTGCGGTAACAAGTCCAACCAAGAACTTCTCCGGAAAATTCGAGACCACCTTCGTTGATGACACCGCCACGACCGCAACTTATGCTACTTACGGCGATTTTAATGTAATGGCATGGGAACTCGGCAGCGAGAACTTTGCCGACCCAAGCCTTGTAGGCACGGCGCCGTTAAAAGTCGTTTACGCAGGTCTCGGCGCGGATGACGATTATAAAGGCTACACTGCGGATGAGGTCAAAGACTCGGTAGTCTTCGTCTCGCGCGGGCTGCTCGCGTTTACCGAAAAAATTGGAAACGCAAAAGAACGCGGAGCTAAAGCTATCGTAATCTTTAACGGCAACGCAACCGCGGACGGTAAAGTCGACCTGAGCGAAAACATCAAAAACCGCAACGGCTATATAAACTCTTACCTGGGTGACACCTATGACAGCCTTCCGACCTTTGATATAGAAGGTGCCAAGGGCCGCGCATTGGCAAGAGCTATTCTTGCAAACCCCAATACACCCGTCACCTTTACATTCGGGGATGATTACCACAAAACCCAGTCTTCGGGAGATGAGCTCGCCAGCTTTACTTCCTGGGGTCCGAACGTTGACAAGAATTTAAGCATTAAACCGGATTTCGTCGCTCCGGGTGTAGGTATTTTGTCAACCTGGCCCGCTTACAAGAAATACGACGCCTATAAAAGCGCGTCTTATGACGAAGCCTACAACCGCATTAGCGGAACAAGCATGGCTACGCCGCATGTGGCCGGTCTTGCCCTTCTTTTGAAACAAGCGCATCCGAGCTGGGGGCCATTTGAGATTCGGGCGGCACTTGCCAATACAGCTGATATTCTTGACGAGTACAGCGTGTATCAGCAAGGAGCCGGACGCGTAAATGTTGCGAAAGCCATTGATACGCCGGCAGTGCTTGAATCTGTTGAACCGATCACGATTCTCGACAAAAACTTCCAACCGGAGGACATTACCAACTATAACTCTTCAGCCAATTTTGGTGTTGTGGCTCCCGGAAGTTCGAAGGTTGAAGATTTGCGTCTTTACAATACCGGGGGTACCAGTTTAACTTATACGGCCTCCGTGACATGGCATGGTGCAGCCCCAGACGGAATCGCAGCTGCACTAAGCCAAACAGACGTAACAGCAGCCGAATATCAAGCAAAAGCATTTTCTCTGAAAGTGGATGTGGCCAACGGGGTTAAATCCGGCTTCTATGAGGGTCAAATCAACCTCACATCCGGAAATCTGCCTGCACTGCATTTGCCGTTCTCAGTATATGTAGGTACTGATCTGCCTGACAGCCCTGTGGGCATTCAGGAAATTTCATTGACTCATCCTATCATTTATCCAAAACGAAGCTCTCAGGCGACAACTGATCTCAGCTTTAAATTGACTGCTGACGATGCGAACCTGTATGAACTCGATGTCTATAACTTGGATGATGAACTCATTGGATATAAGGATTATTACGATACGGTGTATGAAGCTACGTATTTTGAACCAAAAGTTTATAATTTCGAAGGCCTTGATAATTCTTATTACAAGTATGATGAAGAAGGCCATCCTGTATTCGACGCCAATGGCAAACCGAGTGTCGGGTATCTAACCGATGGCACTTACAAACTCAATATCGTGTTCGCACATATTACCCCTGAGGGTGAGGCGACCGATATTTACAACGGCTTTATCTCGCTGCGTGTAGATAACTCCGCAAGCAGCAGCATTGAAGGCGGATCAACTGGCGGCGGAGCAGGCGGTGGCGGCGGTGCAGTTGCACCAACTACACCACCTGCACCAACGGTTTCCGAGTCCGCCACAGCCCTGGTCGACCAAGGCTACAAGCAAGTAACCGTCACTCCTGCAACGACTGTGCAAAACGGTCTTACAACCATCACGGTGTCGGATAGCGACCTGAAGGCAGCTTTGGCCAATGCAGCCACTACCCAAACCGCTGTGATCATTTCCGCTCCTTCGGTCAGCGGCTCAGCGGCCAAAGTCAGCCTGACTGCGGATCAAGTGAAGCTGCTTGCAGCGATCTCTTCCGGCAGCAAGGTCATCGTCAGCACGAAGGATGCCGCGGTTTCCCTGCCGGTATCGCTGCTGGGCAATTCTCCTGCAGGCGCAACCTTCGATCTGTCCATCAAGCCGGCTTCGGAGGAAGCAAGCAAATTCACGGCAAGCACAGCCGGGTCGTCCGTCATCGGGGCTCCGGTATCCTTTGAAGCAAGCTGGGCAACGGCAACCGGCAGCACGTATCTGACGGTGCCGAGCAATACGTTCATCAAGAGATCCTTCACCGTTCCGGGAAGCATCACTCCGAATACGGCCGGCGTTCTTTTTGAAGAGAACGGCAAGATTACTCCGGTAGCTTCCGTATTCAAGACGCAAGCTGACGGAACGACGCTGGTTACCGTTAATCGTCCGGGCTTCTCGACTTATGCCGCTGTAAGCCGTCCGGCAACGTTCGCCGATATCGCGACTTCGCCTGCGGCTTCGGACATCACGGCACTGGCTAACAAGCTGATCTTCAAAGGCACTTCGGCAACGACCTTCTCGCCGAAGAGCAACCTGACCCGCGCCGAATTTACGGCGATACTCGTACGCGCACTCGGTCTTCGTACCGATGCAGCGGCGACCTTTACCGACGTGAAGTCAACCGACTGGTATGCAGCCGATGTTGCAGCCGCTACGAAGGCCGGATTGATTCTGGGTGTTGGCGGCGGCAAATTCGCGCCGAAAGCCAATGTCTCCCGTCAGGAAGTGGCTGTTATTCTGGATAGAGCCGTGAAGCTGGCCGGTATCGAACTGATCCCCGCCAATCCTTCCTTCACCACCTATACCGATAACGCCAAGATTGCAAGCTATGCGAAGGACAGCGTACAGTCCCTGTCAGCTGCGGGAATTTTAAGCAGCGCTTCGGGTTCGGCGTTCAATCCTTCCGCACCGGCAACCCGCGAGACGATTGCCGCTACACTGCACCAGCTTCTGGTCAAAGCCGGACTGGCTGAATAA
- a CDS encoding GNAT family N-acetyltransferase — MDSKEFSEIGVIYKEHNAFVIRTDEGPIGEITYVPKDEHTWIADHTYVSPHYRGGNIAQRLLKRLAEEARAEGAKIIPQCSYVGVQFRRNPEYEDVWKH, encoded by the coding sequence ATGGACAGCAAAGAATTCAGTGAAATCGGCGTTATTTATAAAGAGCATAATGCCTTCGTTATCCGTACGGACGAGGGGCCGATCGGAGAAATCACCTATGTGCCAAAAGACGAGCATACCTGGATAGCCGATCATACGTATGTATCGCCGCATTACCGGGGCGGCAATATCGCCCAGCGGCTGCTGAAACGGCTGGCGGAGGAAGCGAGAGCGGAGGGGGCCAAGATTATCCCCCAGTGCTCGTATGTCGGCGTCCAGTTCAGAAGAAATCCGGAGTATGAGGATGTGTGGAAGCATTAG
- a CDS encoding threonine aldolase family protein, producing the protein MDSDMYGAGRLIEDFQGKMAGIFGKEAAVFFPSGTMAQQVALRIWCDRRGIKRAAYHPICHLEIHEQRGLHELHGIEPVLLGGKDRLIDLGDVQKLDDTIACLLLELPQREIGGQLPDYGELEAISAYCRERGIALHLDGARLFEILPYYRKSAAEICALFDSVYVSFYKGIGGIAGAILAGDSEFTEQSKVWKRRHGGDLISLYPYILSADFYFEERFPNMGRYYEGARELAGFFNECHQITTLPAEPVSNMFHVHVKLPKERLEPLLMELYEETGVGLTHYLREKGEASCYFETSIGDRYARIPKDELRRAFALLNEKLAAAL; encoded by the coding sequence GGCAGGCTGATCGAAGATTTTCAGGGCAAAATGGCCGGGATTTTCGGAAAAGAAGCGGCCGTCTTCTTCCCCAGCGGAACAATGGCGCAACAGGTTGCGCTGCGGATCTGGTGCGACCGGAGGGGAATAAAGAGAGCTGCTTACCACCCGATATGTCATCTGGAGATTCACGAACAGCGGGGGCTTCACGAGCTTCACGGGATCGAGCCGGTGCTGCTTGGAGGCAAGGACAGGCTAATTGATCTCGGCGATGTGCAGAAGCTGGACGACACTATTGCCTGCCTGCTGCTTGAACTGCCCCAGCGCGAAATTGGCGGGCAGCTGCCGGATTACGGCGAGCTTGAAGCCATTTCGGCGTACTGTCGCGAACGGGGGATTGCCCTGCACCTTGACGGAGCGAGACTGTTTGAGATTTTGCCGTATTACCGGAAATCGGCGGCGGAGATCTGCGCGCTGTTCGACAGCGTGTATGTCTCTTTCTATAAAGGCATTGGCGGGATTGCCGGAGCGATTCTCGCGGGCGATTCCGAATTCACGGAACAGTCCAAAGTGTGGAAAAGACGTCACGGCGGGGACTTGATCAGCCTTTATCCTTACATACTCTCCGCTGATTTTTATTTTGAAGAAAGGTTTCCTAACATGGGACGGTACTATGAAGGCGCAAGGGAACTGGCCGGCTTTTTTAATGAATGCCACCAAATCACTACCCTTCCGGCGGAGCCTGTCTCGAATATGTTCCATGTCCATGTGAAGCTGCCTAAAGAAAGACTGGAGCCTTTGCTGATGGAGCTATATGAGGAAACGGGTGTCGGATTAACGCATTATTTGCGGGAAAAAGGCGAAGCATCGTGCTATTTCGAGACCAGCATCGGCGACCGGTATGCCCGTATTCCCAAGGACGAGCTGCGGCGGGCGTTTGCCCTGCTGAATGAAAAACTGGCAGCCGCATTGTGA
- a CDS encoding Type 1 glutamine amidotransferase-like domain-containing protein yields MKFLLTSAGIINKSIRDALVEMLGKPIADSNALCIPTAMYGHPWVGPGVKVWQFISGKEDNPMVNLGWKSVGVLELTALTSIDEDRWVPLVRETDVLLVAGGDALYLCHWMRQSGLADLLPSLQAVYVGMSAGSMVMAPNIGEFFIGWTPPNGVNETLGLVDFAMFPHLDHEMLPYNTMAAAERWAAGMQGPAYAIDDQTAIKVIDGAVEVVSEGHWKLFSP; encoded by the coding sequence ATGAAATTTCTGCTCACATCTGCAGGAATCATTAACAAAAGCATACGCGATGCGCTGGTTGAGATGCTGGGCAAGCCGATCGCCGACTCCAACGCCCTGTGCATCCCCACCGCGATGTACGGACACCCCTGGGTTGGCCCCGGCGTCAAAGTCTGGCAGTTCATCAGTGGGAAAGAGGACAATCCCATGGTTAACCTGGGTTGGAAGTCCGTCGGCGTGTTGGAGCTCACAGCGCTGACAAGCATCGACGAAGACCGCTGGGTGCCGCTGGTTCGGGAGACAGACGTCCTGCTTGTGGCGGGCGGCGACGCCCTCTACCTGTGCCACTGGATGCGGCAATCCGGGCTGGCAGACCTCTTGCCGTCGCTGCAGGCGGTCTATGTAGGCATGAGCGCCGGGAGTATGGTGATGGCACCTAACATCGGTGAATTCTTCATTGGCTGGACTCCACCCAACGGTGTCAATGAAACACTGGGACTGGTTGACTTTGCAATGTTTCCACATCTGGATCACGAGATGCTGCCGTATAACACAATGGCGGCTGCTGAGAGGTGGGCCGCCGGGATGCAGGGGCCGGCGTATGCGATTGATGATCAGACCGCCATCAAAGTTATCGACGGAGCAGTCGAAGTTGTTTCCGAAGGGCATTGGAAACTTTTTTCGCCCTGA
- a CDS encoding PucR family transcriptional regulator, translating to MTEASLSFDRFFDSMESLADAISESLQSQVTIEDDNHHVIGYSSHQFESDPARISTIIGKRVPDSVIIGLRKKGIMRQLENTPHPIRISGVMEVGLGPRLAMCIKHQKEVLGYIWVVDAGNLKDGYAESVVSKAAQIAARYLLKQRGWKTKQTQVQEDFFWKLLTSHYGTEQDIRRDAGADGITLPSGYFIGVFESDRTVDNHFLLKFRQTAEGYSGVSLVFLTTEHNRIIILFSFHFPIEGTQVLSSFMRLLIDQTNRNEDCRISGGCSLYYGEYLSAAVAYMEAASIAEIKRLLPFQARELLLYEDMGFWAHLPAIIEQKRSRNRRSPLLYPLKEHDRVHKTDFVKTVAVYLTFNGNLKESSSFLHIHTNTLMYRLNRIAEITGKNLKDTHYRFSIYLDILTEETRQLNQWFTEG from the coding sequence GTGACAGAAGCAAGCTTATCCTTTGACCGTTTTTTTGACAGCATGGAGTCCTTGGCGGATGCCATCAGCGAATCGCTGCAATCTCAAGTGACCATTGAGGATGACAATCATCATGTGATCGGCTACAGCTCCCATCAATTCGAGAGCGATCCGGCGCGGATTTCGACCATTATCGGCAAGCGGGTGCCCGACTCCGTCATTATCGGCCTGCGCAAAAAGGGAATCATGCGCCAGCTTGAAAATACGCCCCATCCCATCCGGATTTCCGGGGTGATGGAGGTGGGGCTTGGCCCCCGTCTGGCGATGTGCATCAAGCACCAGAAGGAAGTCCTCGGCTATATCTGGGTTGTCGATGCGGGCAATCTGAAGGATGGCTATGCGGAGAGCGTCGTGAGCAAGGCCGCGCAAATCGCCGCCCGGTACTTGCTGAAGCAGCGGGGTTGGAAGACGAAGCAGACCCAGGTGCAGGAGGATTTTTTCTGGAAGCTGCTGACCTCGCATTACGGCACGGAACAGGATATCCGGCGGGATGCGGGGGCGGATGGCATTACGCTGCCTTCGGGTTATTTTATCGGCGTATTCGAATCGGACCGGACGGTGGACAATCATTTTCTGCTGAAATTCCGGCAGACCGCGGAAGGGTATTCCGGCGTATCGCTTGTGTTCCTGACCACGGAGCATAACCGGATCATTATTTTGTTCTCTTTTCATTTTCCGATTGAGGGCACGCAGGTGCTGTCTTCCTTTATGCGGTTGCTCATCGACCAGACGAACAGAAACGAAGACTGCCGGATATCCGGGGGATGCAGTCTCTATTACGGGGAGTATCTCTCTGCGGCAGTCGCCTATATGGAGGCGGCGTCGATTGCCGAGATCAAGCGGCTGCTGCCTTTTCAGGCCCGCGAGCTTCTGCTTTACGAGGATATGGGATTTTGGGCGCATCTTCCGGCGATTATCGAGCAGAAGCGAAGCCGCAACCGCAGAAGCCCTTTGCTCTATCCGCTGAAGGAGCATGACCGGGTGCACAAGACTGATTTTGTCAAAACCGTCGCCGTCTATCTTACCTTTAATGGTAATCTGAAAGAGTCGTCCTCCTTTTTGCATATCCATACCAATACCTTGATGTACAGATTGAACCGGATCGCCGAAATCACGGGTAAAAATCTGAAGGATACCCATTACCGGTTCTCGATCTACCTGGATATTTTGACCGAAGAGACCCGGCAGTTGAATCAGTGGTTCACGGAAGGTTAA
- the ald gene encoding alanine dehydrogenase has translation MIIGVPKEIKNNENRVAITPGGVVSFVKEGHKVLVEKGAGLGSGFLDEEYAKAGAELIDGAAEVWNSAEMVMKVKEPLESEYGYFRAGLVLFTYLHLAPEPALATALKEKGVFAIGYETVTEGRTLPLLTPMSEVAGRMSVQLGAQFLQKNHGGQGILLAGVPGVSRGKVSIIGGGVVGTNAAKMAIGLGADVTIVDLSADRLRQLDDIFGAQINTLISNPYNIAKAVAEADVLVGAVLIPGAKAPKLVTEEMVKTMKPGSVIVDVAIDQGGIVETIDQVTTHDNPVFEKHGVLHYSVANMPGAVAKTSTIALTNVTVPYALQIAGKGALKAVQENEGLLNGVNIANGKITCKAVADALGEEYYTVAQAMSQEFTLI, from the coding sequence ATGATCATCGGAGTACCCAAGGAAATTAAAAACAATGAAAATCGTGTAGCCATTACGCCGGGCGGTGTAGTCAGCTTTGTCAAAGAAGGTCACAAGGTTCTGGTAGAAAAAGGTGCAGGTCTGGGCAGCGGATTTCTGGATGAGGAATATGCAAAAGCCGGAGCGGAGCTGATTGACGGCGCAGCCGAGGTGTGGAACAGCGCGGAGATGGTAATGAAGGTTAAAGAACCGCTGGAGAGCGAGTACGGATATTTCCGTGCCGGTCTGGTTCTGTTCACTTATCTGCATCTGGCTCCCGAGCCTGCTCTGGCAACCGCGCTTAAAGAAAAAGGTGTATTCGCCATCGGCTACGAAACGGTTACCGAAGGCCGCACTTTGCCGCTGCTGACGCCGATGAGTGAAGTGGCCGGCCGCATGTCGGTGCAGCTGGGCGCTCAATTCCTGCAAAAAAACCACGGCGGCCAAGGCATTCTGCTTGCCGGCGTTCCCGGAGTAAGCAGAGGCAAGGTCAGCATCATCGGCGGCGGCGTTGTCGGAACGAATGCGGCCAAGATGGCCATCGGACTCGGAGCGGATGTTACGATTGTTGACCTGAGTGCCGACAGACTGCGTCAGCTGGACGATATTTTCGGCGCGCAAATCAATACCCTGATCTCCAACCCGTATAACATCGCCAAAGCTGTTGCCGAAGCGGACGTGCTGGTGGGCGCAGTGCTCATTCCGGGCGCCAAAGCTCCGAAGCTGGTAACGGAAGAAATGGTGAAGACGATGAAACCGGGCTCTGTAATCGTCGATGTGGCCATTGACCAAGGCGGTATCGTGGAGACGATCGACCAAGTGACGACACATGACAATCCGGTATTCGAAAAACACGGCGTGCTTCACTATTCGGTAGCCAATATGCCGGGTGCCGTGGCCAAGACATCGACGATTGCCTTGACGAACGTTACCGTTCCTTACGCGCTGCAAATCGCGGGCAAAGGCGCGCTGAAGGCTGTCCAAGAGAATGAAGGATTGCTCAACGGCGTTAATATCGCTAACGGCAAAATTACCTGCAAAGCCGTTGCCGACGCGCTCGGCGAAGAATACTATACGGTAGCCCAAGCCATGTCCCAGGAGTTTACACTGATCTAA
- a CDS encoding nucleoside deaminase: MNQDEFFMKEAIRLSKLAVEHGNEPFGAILVKGGEIVYSNENQIYSATDPTFHAEAGLLRRFCAETHITDLREYTLYSSCEPCFMCCGAMVWTKVGRLVYGASDIDLCNLLDEQGSHCSQIVFENSPHKPDITAGILREESLSVLASYFSHNTKG; this comes from the coding sequence ATGAATCAAGATGAGTTTTTTATGAAAGAAGCAATCAGGCTATCTAAACTTGCGGTTGAGCATGGTAACGAACCTTTTGGAGCGATATTGGTTAAAGGCGGAGAAATTGTATATTCTAACGAAAACCAGATTTATTCTGCAACCGATCCAACGTTTCATGCAGAAGCAGGGTTGCTACGGAGATTTTGTGCTGAAACCCATATTACCGATTTACGTGAGTACACCTTATATTCGAGCTGCGAGCCTTGTTTTATGTGTTGCGGTGCAATGGTTTGGACAAAGGTTGGGCGATTGGTTTATGGTGCCAGTGATATAGATCTGTGTAATCTACTGGATGAACAGGGAAGTCATTGCAGTCAAATTGTATTTGAAAATTCTCCCCATAAACCGGATATTACAGCGGGCATATTACGGGAGGAAAGCTTGAGTGTATTGGCCAGCTATTTTTCTCACAACACAAAAGGCTAA
- a CDS encoding Zn-dependent hydrolase — MQTQNIFVSGARLKDTIEAFADFGRTPGNGVTRLSLGEEDIKVRDYFRSCCEELGMTVKVDDMGCMYATLEGTEDKPPIVMGSHLDTVVKGGRFDGVFGVITGLEVVRTLVDHGIKPRIPVTVMNFTNEEGARFEPSMMASGVLSGKFDKEVMLKSKDPEGVTFGEALKASGYEGAAENRIKEATAYLEMHIEQGPVLEKEGLTIGLVDCVVGMVCYEIEVTGESNHAGTTPMGMRNDAFFAATDLVAELRSKLGELDSELVYTMGRVNVYPNIHTVIPNKVVFTVEARHKNEEVIAEVVSIINSLPETQTGCSVTKKKLWGRDTVWFDEKVRGAIESSVKSLGYSHKVMASGAGHDAQFVASYLPSAMIFVPSVKGKSHCEEELTSYEDCEKGVNVMLETVLTLLGESRE; from the coding sequence ATGCAGACGCAAAACATATTCGTTAGCGGAGCCCGGCTGAAAGATACCATCGAGGCCTTTGCCGATTTCGGGCGTACGCCCGGGAACGGGGTCACCCGGCTGAGCTTAGGCGAAGAGGACATCAAGGTGCGGGATTACTTCCGTTCCTGCTGCGAAGAACTCGGAATGACGGTCAAAGTGGACGATATGGGCTGTATGTACGCGACGCTGGAAGGCACCGAAGATAAGCCCCCGATCGTCATGGGTTCCCACCTCGATACCGTAGTGAAAGGCGGACGCTTCGATGGCGTTTTCGGCGTAATCACGGGCCTTGAGGTCGTGCGGACGCTTGTGGATCATGGCATCAAGCCGCGCATTCCGGTGACGGTCATGAACTTTACCAATGAGGAAGGCGCGCGGTTCGAGCCTTCGATGATGGCGTCCGGCGTGCTGTCGGGCAAATTCGATAAAGAGGTTATGCTGAAGAGCAAAGATCCGGAGGGGGTAACCTTCGGGGAGGCGCTGAAGGCCAGCGGATACGAAGGGGCTGCCGAGAACCGCATAAAGGAAGCGACCGCTTATCTGGAAATGCATATCGAACAAGGTCCTGTACTGGAAAAAGAAGGCCTGACGATCGGGCTCGTCGACTGTGTGGTCGGCATGGTCTGTTATGAAATCGAAGTCACCGGAGAATCGAATCATGCCGGAACGACGCCGATGGGGATGAGGAATGATGCTTTTTTCGCCGCTACGGATTTGGTGGCGGAGCTGCGGAGCAAGCTGGGCGAGCTGGACTCCGAACTGGTCTATACGATGGGCCGGGTCAATGTATATCCCAATATTCACACGGTCATCCCGAATAAAGTCGTCTTCACCGTCGAGGCGCGGCATAAGAATGAAGAGGTCATTGCCGAAGTGGTGTCGATCATAAACTCGCTTCCGGAGACGCAGACTGGCTGTTCCGTGACAAAGAAGAAGCTGTGGGGCCGCGATACAGTCTGGTTCGACGAGAAGGTACGCGGAGCGATTGAGAGCTCGGTGAAGTCGCTTGGCTATTCCCATAAAGTAATGGCCAGCGGCGCCGGACACGACGCCCAGTTCGTCGCAAGCTACCTGCCGTCGGCGATGATATTCGTTCCAAGTGTGAAGGGCAAGAGCCACTGCGAAGAAGAACTGACCTCGTACGAGGATTGCGAAAAAGGCGTAAATGTGATGCTGGAGACGGTGCTGACGCTGCTGGGAGAGAGCCGGGAGTAA